In Deinococcus psychrotolerans, a genomic segment contains:
- a CDS encoding nucleotidyltransferase family protein produces the protein MTATVPTTTTVPEVWPEVWAVVLAAGQSRRLGQPKQLLILESEALVRRAARAVLDAGFAGVIVVTPPGELGRQVRAALAGLPLTLAECPHPELGLSESFRAGLAALPADVAAAHFALADMPFVTAEHHRAVLEAFVESGAPLVLARFGEAGVRAPPHLFRVDLFSGFTQAGDHGPKHLIQKYGKEAVWVDLPQGALRDVDTPQDWARLQAEWDG, from the coding sequence ATGACCGCCACTGTACCAACCACCACCACAGTGCCGGAGGTGTGGCCAGAAGTGTGGGCCGTCGTCTTGGCGGCGGGTCAGAGTCGCCGCTTGGGACAGCCCAAACAACTGCTAATTTTGGAGAGTGAAGCGTTGGTGCGCAGAGCCGCCCGCGCTGTGCTGGACGCCGGATTCGCGGGCGTGATCGTCGTGACTCCGCCGGGCGAACTGGGGCGACAAGTCCGGGCCGCCCTCGCCGGGTTGCCGCTGACCCTGGCCGAATGCCCCCACCCCGAACTCGGGTTGTCGGAGAGCTTTCGGGCGGGGCTGGCCGCTTTGCCTGCGGATGTGGCGGCGGCTCACTTCGCGCTGGCCGATATGCCGTTTGTGACGGCTGAGCATCACCGCGCTGTGCTGGAAGCGTTTGTGGAGAGCGGTGCGCCGCTGGTGCTGGCTAGGTTTGGTGAAGCTGGTGTCCGCGCCCCGCCGCATCTATTCAGGGTCGATCTATTCAGCGGTTTTACCCAAGCGGGCGATCACGGCCCCAAGCACCTCATCCAGAAGTACGGGAAGGAAGCGGTGTGGGTGGACTTGCCGCAAGGAGCGCTGCGAGATGTGGACACGCCGCAGGACTGGGCGCGTCTTCAGGCCGAGTGGGACGGGTGA
- the ilvA gene encoding threonine ammonia-lyase, biosynthetic yields the protein MDWVRRVLTSRVYDVAIETDLQPAPQLSARLGNTVLLKREDQQPVFSFKLRGAYNKMAQLSAEEQARGVITASAGNHAQGVAFSAQKLGVRAVIVMPVTTPEIKVRACRARGAEVVLFGDSFSDAEAHAYELQRELGLTFVHPYDDPDVIAGQGTVGLELLSQVKADAYTVFIPVGGGGLIAGVAAFLKALKPNVRIVGVEPDDSDAMTRSVRAGERVRLDTVGLFVDGVAVKMVGEHTFNLARQYVDDWVTVSTDEVCAAIKDVYDDARAVMEPAGALSVAGLKKYARQHKLEGETLVALTCGANMNFDRLRHVAERAEIGEQREAILAVTIPERAGAFKAFCTALGVRQITEFNYRYAPRNEARIFVGVQLGHPDQRPELVAALEGQGYPVTDLTEDELAKVHVRHMVGGRAPEAQDERLYSFDFPERPGALLAFLTQLQSRWNISLFHYRNHGSAHGRVLAGIQVPDAELPDFLASVEALGYPAHDMSQNAAYKLFLK from the coding sequence ATGGACTGGGTGCGCCGAGTCCTCACCAGCCGCGTGTACGACGTGGCCATTGAAACCGATTTGCAGCCCGCGCCCCAGCTCTCGGCCCGACTCGGCAACACCGTGCTGCTCAAGCGCGAGGATCAGCAGCCGGTCTTTTCGTTCAAGCTTAGAGGCGCTTACAACAAGATGGCCCAGCTCAGCGCCGAGGAGCAGGCAAGAGGCGTCATCACCGCCTCGGCGGGCAACCACGCGCAGGGGGTGGCCTTCAGCGCTCAGAAACTCGGCGTGCGGGCCGTCATCGTGATGCCGGTGACGACTCCCGAAATCAAGGTGCGGGCCTGCCGAGCAAGGGGAGCCGAGGTCGTCCTGTTCGGCGATTCTTTCAGCGACGCTGAGGCCCACGCTTACGAGTTGCAGCGCGAACTCGGCCTCACTTTCGTGCATCCTTACGACGACCCCGACGTGATCGCCGGTCAGGGCACGGTGGGCCTGGAACTTTTGTCGCAAGTCAAAGCTGACGCCTACACGGTATTCATTCCAGTCGGTGGCGGCGGCCTGATCGCAGGCGTGGCGGCCTTTCTCAAGGCGCTCAAGCCCAATGTGCGAATCGTGGGCGTCGAACCTGACGACTCCGACGCCATGACCCGGAGTGTGCGGGCCGGGGAGCGGGTGCGCCTCGACACGGTGGGCCTGTTCGTGGACGGCGTGGCGGTCAAGATGGTCGGCGAACATACCTTCAATCTCGCCCGCCAGTACGTCGACGACTGGGTGACGGTCAGCACCGATGAAGTCTGCGCCGCCATCAAGGACGTGTATGACGACGCCCGCGCCGTGATGGAGCCTGCCGGAGCATTGTCAGTGGCGGGCCTCAAGAAGTACGCCCGGCAGCACAAGCTGGAGGGTGAAACGCTGGTGGCGCTGACCTGCGGGGCCAACATGAATTTCGACAGGTTGCGCCACGTGGCCGAGCGGGCTGAGATCGGTGAGCAGCGCGAAGCTATTCTGGCCGTCACCATTCCTGAGCGGGCCGGAGCCTTCAAGGCCTTTTGCACTGCGCTGGGCGTGCGCCAGATCACCGAATTCAATTACCGTTACGCGCCGCGCAACGAGGCCCGCATTTTCGTCGGCGTGCAACTGGGCCATCCTGACCAGCGCCCTGAGTTGGTGGCCGCGCTGGAGGGGCAGGGCTACCCCGTCACCGACTTGACCGAGGATGAACTCGCCAAAGTCCACGTGCGCCACATGGTCGGAGGCCGCGCCCCCGAAGCGCAGGATGAGCGGCTCTACTCATTCGACTTCCCCGAACGCCCCGGCGCTCTGCTGGCCTTCCTGACTCAGTTGCAGTCCCGCTGGAACATCAGCCTCTTTCACTACCGCAACCACGGCAGCGCACACGGGCGGGTGCTGGCAGGCATTCAGGTGCCGGACGCCGAGTTGCCCGACTTCTTGGCGTCGGTGGAGGCGCTCGGTTACCCGGCGCACGATATGAGCCAGAACGCAGCGTACAAGTTGTTTTTGAAGTAA
- the tkt gene encoding transketolase — protein sequence MTTQPSVEQLSVNTIRTLSIDGVQAANSGHPGAPLGMAPMAYVLWQDFLRHNPKHHEWLGRDRFVLSPGHASMLIYSLLHLTGYDLSLEELKNFRQWGSKTPGHPEFFHTPGLDATTGPLGQGAAMSVGMALAEVHLAARYNKPDLKIFDNHTYAIVSDGDLQEGINHEVASLAGHLQLGKLIWMYDDNDVQLDTGTSKTFTDITPLRYESYGWQVLEVHDGNDLVAIKNALESARNDTRRPSLIKIKTIIGYGSPKAGTSKAHGEPLGEEGVAATKAALGWDYPPFTVPEEVAQHMDATERGAAQEAEWNTLMDKYRADYPAEAAELDAMIARKLAPDFSDTLPNFEVGSKGMATRAASGKVINAIAAKVPSLLGGSADLSGSTKTTIEASEAIQPDDYGQRNIYFGVREFGMSAIANGLSLYGGLRPMVGTFLVFADYLKPAVRLSALQMQPVIYVLTHDSIGLGEDGPTHQPIEQLAMLRSIPNTFVMRPADANETAAAWQVALERTDGPTALILTRQDLPTLPRNYSGVQKGAYVVKDAENAQIILVASGSEVALAIDTAESLAAEGTPARVVSMPCMEAFRQQDQAYKDSILTPGVKRVAIEAASPQPWYEWVGLEGAVVGMTTFGASAPAKTLFEKFGFSVANVSKVVRSVL from the coding sequence ATGACCACCCAACCGTCCGTGGAGCAACTCAGCGTCAACACCATTCGCACCCTCAGCATTGACGGCGTGCAGGCGGCCAACAGCGGCCATCCCGGTGCGCCGCTCGGCATGGCCCCAATGGCTTACGTGCTGTGGCAAGATTTCCTGCGCCACAACCCCAAGCACCATGAGTGGCTGGGCCGCGACCGCTTCGTGCTGTCGCCGGGGCACGCCAGCATGCTGATCTACTCGCTGCTGCACCTGACCGGCTACGATTTGAGCTTGGAGGAACTCAAGAATTTCCGGCAGTGGGGCAGCAAAACCCCCGGCCACCCCGAGTTCTTCCACACGCCGGGCTTAGATGCCACCACCGGCCCGCTGGGTCAGGGCGCGGCGATGTCGGTGGGCATGGCCCTGGCTGAAGTGCATTTGGCCGCCCGTTACAACAAACCCGACCTCAAGATTTTTGACAACCACACCTACGCCATCGTCTCGGACGGCGACCTCCAAGAAGGCATCAACCACGAAGTCGCTTCACTGGCCGGACACTTACAACTCGGCAAACTGATCTGGATGTACGACGACAACGACGTGCAGCTTGACACCGGCACGTCCAAGACGTTTACCGACATCACCCCGCTGCGCTACGAAAGCTACGGCTGGCAAGTGCTGGAAGTCCACGACGGCAACGACTTGGTGGCCATCAAAAACGCGCTTGAATCGGCCCGCAACGACACCCGCCGCCCCAGCCTGATCAAAATCAAGACCATCATCGGCTACGGCAGCCCCAAGGCCGGAACCAGCAAAGCGCACGGCGAGCCGCTGGGCGAGGAAGGCGTGGCCGCCACCAAAGCGGCGCTCGGCTGGGACTACCCGCCGTTTACCGTGCCGGAGGAAGTGGCCCAGCACATGGACGCCACCGAGCGCGGCGCGGCGCAGGAAGCCGAGTGGAACACCTTGATGGACAAGTACCGCGCGGATTACCCTGCCGAGGCCGCCGAACTCGACGCCATGATCGCCCGCAAACTCGCGCCCGACTTCAGCGACACGCTGCCCAATTTCGAGGTTGGCAGCAAGGGCATGGCCACCCGCGCCGCCAGCGGCAAAGTCATCAACGCGATTGCCGCCAAGGTGCCGTCGCTGCTGGGCGGCAGCGCTGATTTATCCGGCAGTACCAAGACCACCATCGAAGCCTCAGAGGCCATCCAGCCGGATGACTACGGCCAGCGCAACATTTACTTTGGCGTGCGCGAGTTCGGCATGAGCGCCATTGCCAACGGCCTGAGCCTCTACGGCGGCCTGCGCCCGATGGTCGGCACCTTCTTGGTGTTCGCCGATTACCTCAAGCCGGCGGTTCGTCTCTCGGCCCTTCAGATGCAGCCGGTGATCTATGTGCTGACCCACGACAGCATCGGACTGGGCGAGGACGGCCCCACCCACCAGCCGATCGAGCAGCTCGCCATGCTGCGCTCGATTCCCAACACCTTCGTGATGCGCCCCGCCGACGCCAACGAAACCGCCGCCGCTTGGCAAGTCGCCTTGGAGCGCACCGACGGCCCCACCGCCCTGATCTTGACCCGTCAGGATTTGCCTACCCTGCCGCGCAATTACAGCGGCGTGCAAAAGGGCGCTTACGTGGTCAAAGACGCCGAGAACGCCCAGATCATTCTGGTGGCCTCGGGCAGTGAGGTGGCGCTGGCCATCGACACTGCCGAGAGCCTGGCCGCCGAGGGCACCCCGGCGCGGGTGGTGAGTATGCCGTGCATGGAAGCCTTCCGGCAGCAGGATCAGGCTTACAAAGACAGCATCCTGACGCCGGGCGTCAAGCGGGTGGCCATCGAAGCCGCCTCGCCGCAGCCCTGGTACGAGTGGGTCGGCTTAGAAGGCGCGGTGGTGGGCATGACCACCTTTGGCGCGTCGGCCCCCGCCAAGACCTTGTTTGAGAAGTTCGGCTTCAGCGTGGCGAACGTCAGCAAAGTGGTCAGGAGCGTTCTCTAA